From Candidatus Neomarinimicrobiota bacterium, one genomic window encodes:
- a CDS encoding c-type cytochrome codes for MAAGQIIKLRSIEFNPDRLLVQAGDTLTFINQDPFKHDVYIVRTANPNVVVYPATTLLPGDSIVIPFQEQGLFTVYCTIHGGMKGKISTTGSFELTEEEKRLVASVKVLPPIVKIGETLFWDRAQCYQCHRMGERGEGLRGPDLSDIGFRARIQAQKLGLGAATEYLVQSLMEPEAYLVEGYTNAMATVYQPPIDLDAKELTAVIAYLQSQGGEVDTWAINLNNEKLATLPAMNPFRRGDAERGKAAFQEVGCNSCHTVGAQKAVSVGPDLTQIGAYHNWTWLAESLVDPNAEIGKEWHYATVYLVPDEDDVFALEETVEGFLRKNTDAEVEILVAPERLERLPKERVTRVEVSELSKMPTNYVEILSFQQMADLITYLQTLKGSAP; via the coding sequence TTCAACCCGGACCGGCTCCTGGTGCAAGCCGGCGATACGCTGACGTTCATCAACCAAGATCCGTTCAAGCACGACGTCTACATTGTCCGCACGGCCAACCCCAACGTGGTGGTATATCCGGCCACCACACTCCTGCCGGGCGATTCGATTGTGATACCTTTCCAGGAACAAGGCCTGTTCACGGTTTACTGCACCATTCACGGCGGGATGAAGGGTAAAATCTCCACGACTGGCTCCTTTGAGTTAACGGAAGAAGAGAAGCGGTTAGTAGCGTCCGTCAAGGTGCTGCCCCCCATCGTGAAAATCGGTGAGACGCTGTTCTGGGACAGAGCCCAGTGCTATCAATGCCACCGCATGGGCGAGCGCGGCGAGGGGCTGCGCGGCCCCGATCTGAGCGATATCGGATTTCGGGCCCGCATCCAGGCTCAGAAGCTAGGCCTGGGCGCGGCGACAGAATACTTGGTCCAGTCGCTCATGGAGCCAGAGGCCTACCTCGTGGAAGGCTACACCAATGCTATGGCGACTGTATACCAGCCCCCCATCGATCTGGATGCGAAAGAGCTCACCGCCGTGATTGCCTATCTCCAGAGTCAGGGCGGAGAGGTCGATACCTGGGCGATTAACCTCAACAATGAGAAACTGGCGACCTTGCCGGCCATGAATCCTTTTCGGCGCGGTGATGCCGAGCGTGGGAAAGCGGCGTTCCAAGAGGTCGGGTGCAACAGCTGCCATACCGTGGGTGCCCAGAAAGCCGTTTCCGTTGGCCCGGATCTGACCCAAATCGGGGCCTACCACAACTGGACCTGGCTAGCCGAGTCGCTAGTGGATCCGAATGCAGAAATCGGCAAAGAGTGGCACTACGCCACCGTCTATCTTGTGCCTGATGAGGATGATGTGTTTGCCTTGGAAGAGACGGTTGAGGGTTTCCTGCGGAAAAACACCGACGCGGAGGTCGAAATCCTGGTGGCGCCAGAGCGCCTCGAACGTCTGCCCAAGGAGCGGGTCACCCGGGTCGAAGTCAGCGAACTTTCCAAAATGCCAACCAATTACGTCGAAATCCTCTCCTTTCAGCAGATGGCGGACTTGATCACTTATCTACAGACCCTGAAAGGGAGTGCCCCCTAA